In Phocoena phocoena chromosome 12, mPhoPho1.1, whole genome shotgun sequence, the following proteins share a genomic window:
- the TBP gene encoding TATA-box-binding protein: protein MDQNNSLPPYAQGLASPQGAMTPGIPIFSPMMPYGTGLTPQPIQSTSSLSILEEQQRQQQQQQQQQQQQQQQAAVAAVQQSTSQQATQGASGQTPQLFHSQTLTTAPLPGTTPLYPSPMTPMTPITPATPASESSGIVPQLQNIVSTVNLGCKLDLKTIALRARNAEYNPKRFAAVIMRIREPRTTALIFSSGKMVCTGAKSEEQSRLAARKYARVVQKLGFPAKFLDFKIQNMVGSCDVKFPIRLEGLVLTHQQFSSYEPELFPGLIYRMIKPRIVLLIFVSGKVVLTGAKVRAEIYEAFENIYPILKGFRKTT from the exons ATGGATCAGAACAACAGCCTCCCACCTTATGCCCAGGGCCTGGCCTCCCCTCAG GGGGCCATGACTCCTGGAATCCCTATCTTTAGTCCGATGATGCCGTATGGCACAGGACTGACTCCACAGCCTATTCAGAGCACCAGCAGTCTGTCTATTTTGGAAGAACAGCAaaggcagcagcagcaacagcagcagcagcagcagcagcagcagcagcaggcggCAGTGGCAGCCGTTCAGCAGTCGACCTCCCAGCAGGCGACCCAGGGGGCCTCCGGCCAGACACCACAGCTTTTCCACTCACAGACTCTTACGACCGCACCCTTGCCGGGCACCACTCCCCTGTATCCCTCCCCCATGACTCCCATGACCCCCATCACCCCTGCCACGCCAGCCTCGGAGAGCTCTGGGATTGTGCCGCAGCTGCA AAATATTGTATCCACAGTGAATCTTGGTTGTAAACTTGACCTGAAGACCATTGCACTTCGTGCCCGGAATGCTGAATATAATCCCAAG CGGTTTGCTGCTGTAATCATGAGGATAAGAGAGCCCCGGACCACTGCACTGATATTCAGTTCTGGGAAGATGGTGTGCACAGGAGCCAAGAG TGAAGAACAGTCCAGACTAGCAGCAAGAAAATATGCCAGGGTTGTACAGAAGTTGGGTTTTCCAGCTAAGTTCTTGGACTTCAAGATTCAGAATATGGTGGGGAGCTGCGATGTGAAGTTCCCTATAAGGTTAGAAGGCCTTGTGCTTACCCACCAACAGTTCAGTAG TTATGAGCCAGAGTTATTTCCTGGTTTAATCTACAGAATGATCAAACCGAGAATTGTTctccttatttttgtttctggaaaAGTTGTATTAACAG GTGCTAAAGTCAGAGCAGAAATTTATGAAGCCTTTGAGAACATCTACCCTATTCTAAAGGGTTTCAGGAAGACAACGTAA